In Aptenodytes patagonicus chromosome 22, bAptPat1.pri.cur, whole genome shotgun sequence, one DNA window encodes the following:
- the UQCC2 gene encoding ubiquinol-cytochrome c reductase complex assembly factor 2, with translation MAATRYRRFLKLCEEWPVEDTKRQRDMGVFLRQRVAQAFREGENTQIADPETCDRMYESLVRIHTNYYKNKYPRLKDTSFTGVTVEDCKMILATDILKQMEDMKKGTWKKLREKFYAKKPEEDSK, from the exons ATGGCGGCCACCAGGTACCGGCGGTTCCTGAAGCTCTGCGAGGAGTGGCCGGTGGAGGATACGAAGCGGCAGCGGgacatgggcgtcttcctgcggCAGCGGGTGGCGCAGGCCTTCCGCGAGGGGGAGAACACGCAG ATTGCTGACCCTGAGACCTGTGACCGAATGTACGAGAGCTTAGTCAGGATCCACACCAACTACTACAAAAACAAG TATCCACGCCTGAAAGACACAAGCTTCACTGGAGTGACAGTAGAAGATTGCAAGATGATACTAGCAACAG ACATTCTGAAACAGATGGAAGACATGAAAAAAGGGACGTGGAAAAAACTGCGAGAAAAGTTTTATGCCAAGAAACCTGAAGAGGACTCGAAGTGA
- the IP6K3 gene encoding inositol hexakisphosphate kinase 3 isoform X2: MRLASPLRPKGRCSKNASAALRGSDNPDRGLQEQDCVISLFQKGIVSVHLKKDSLGNLTLIASPSLQTESCGRLDNAIGDSSVTIWHKCKWAASTGTGSEHTLVKWSHTQLTKTFKDSCPGKMLLRTDLQYGTDSLLEDANRNQPERNSYNPWGLHCHRQHLNRMSSKHNENKLHQFLLLENVVSKYNYPCILDLKMGTRQHGDDASEEKKARHIKKCEQSTSASLGVRICGMQVYQADTGHFLCKDKYYGRKLSPEGFRQTLRQFLCNGNHLRTDLLEPIILRLKALLSVIRKQSSYRFYSSSLLIIYDGQEHKENTAPLDNHLHFQKTNCTASHGTNHSRVDVRMIDFAHTTFKGSKCNHTTYDGPDHGYIFGLENLIKILQNISEGK; the protein is encoded by the exons ATGCGGCTAGCATCCCCTCTGAGACCCAAAGGGCGATGCTCTAAAAATGCCTCTGCTGCCTTGAGAGGATCAGACAACCCTGAcagagggctgcaggagcaggactgcGTTATCAGCCTTTTCCAGAAAG GCATCGTTTCCGTGCACCTCAAAAAGGACAGCCTCGGCAACCTGACCCTGATCGCCAGCCCCAGCCTGCAGACGGAGAGCTGCGGCCGGCTGGATAACGCCATCGGCGACTCCTCGGTGACGATATGGCACAAATGCAAGTGGGCtgccagcaccggcaccggcagcgAGCACACGCTCGTCAAGTGGAGTCACACGCAGCTCACCAAGACCTTCAAAGATAG CTGCCCGGGGAAGATGCTATTGAGGACAGACCTTCAGTACGGCACAGATTCACTTTTGGAAGATGCAAACAGAAACCAGCCAGAAAGAAACAGCTACAACCCCTGGGGACTGCACTGTCACAGGCAGCACCTGAACCGCATGTCCTCCAAGCATAATGAGAACAAACTTCATC AGTTTCTATTGCTCGAAAATGTGGTATCAAAATACAACTATCCCTGCATCCTGGACTTAAAGATGGGAACCCGGCAGCATGGCGATGATGCCTCGGAGGAGAAGAAAGCCCGGCACATCAAGAAGTGTGAACAAAGCACCTCTGCCTCTCTGGGCGTTCGCATCTGCGGGATGCAG GTTTACCAAGCGGACACTGGCCATTTTCTCTGCAAAGATAAGTATTACGGCAGGAAACTCTCACCGGAGGGATTCAGGCAAACCTTGCGCCAGTTCCTGTGCAATGGTAACCACCTCCGAACGGATCTCCTGGAGCCCATCATCCTGCGGCTAAAAGCTCTGCTTTCTGTCATTAGGAAGCAAAGCTCTTACAGGTTCTACTCCAGCTCACTTCTCATAATTTACGATGGACAGGAGCACAAGGAGAACACGGCACCCTTGGATAATCACCTTCACTTCCAAAAAACAAACTGCACCGCGTCACACGGCACTAATCACTCCAGAGTTGACGTCCGGATGATAGACTTTGCCCACACCACTTTTAAAGGCTCCAAATGCAATCACACCACTTACGACGGGCCAGACCACGGCTATATTTTTGGCCTGGAGAATCTCATCAAAATCCTTCAGAATATCTCAGAAGGAAAATGA
- the IP6K3 gene encoding inositol hexakisphosphate kinase 3 isoform X1, whose protein sequence is MVGQSPLDPSESRTAVLLEPFVHQVGGHMSMMKYDEHTICKPLVSQELSFYESLPLAMRQFTPQYKGIVSVHLKKDSLGNLTLIASPSLQTESCGRLDNAIGDSSVTIWHKCKWAASTGTGSEHTLVKWSHTQLTKTFKDSCPGKMLLRTDLQYGTDSLLEDANRNQPERNSYNPWGLHCHRQHLNRMSSKHNENKLHQFLLLENVVSKYNYPCILDLKMGTRQHGDDASEEKKARHIKKCEQSTSASLGVRICGMQVYQADTGHFLCKDKYYGRKLSPEGFRQTLRQFLCNGNHLRTDLLEPIILRLKALLSVIRKQSSYRFYSSSLLIIYDGQEHKENTAPLDNHLHFQKTNCTASHGTNHSRVDVRMIDFAHTTFKGSKCNHTTYDGPDHGYIFGLENLIKILQNISEGK, encoded by the exons ATGGTGGGGCAGAGCCCCCTGGACCCCAGCGAGAGCAGGACCGCCGTCCTCCTGGAGCCCTTCGTCCATCAGGTGGGCGGCCACATGAGCATGATGAAGTACGACGAGCACACGATCTGCAAGCCCTTGGTCTCGCAGGAGCTGAGCTTCTACGAGTCGCTGCCCTTGGCCATGAGGCAGTTCACGCCCCAGTACAAAG GCATCGTTTCCGTGCACCTCAAAAAGGACAGCCTCGGCAACCTGACCCTGATCGCCAGCCCCAGCCTGCAGACGGAGAGCTGCGGCCGGCTGGATAACGCCATCGGCGACTCCTCGGTGACGATATGGCACAAATGCAAGTGGGCtgccagcaccggcaccggcagcgAGCACACGCTCGTCAAGTGGAGTCACACGCAGCTCACCAAGACCTTCAAAGATAG CTGCCCGGGGAAGATGCTATTGAGGACAGACCTTCAGTACGGCACAGATTCACTTTTGGAAGATGCAAACAGAAACCAGCCAGAAAGAAACAGCTACAACCCCTGGGGACTGCACTGTCACAGGCAGCACCTGAACCGCATGTCCTCCAAGCATAATGAGAACAAACTTCATC AGTTTCTATTGCTCGAAAATGTGGTATCAAAATACAACTATCCCTGCATCCTGGACTTAAAGATGGGAACCCGGCAGCATGGCGATGATGCCTCGGAGGAGAAGAAAGCCCGGCACATCAAGAAGTGTGAACAAAGCACCTCTGCCTCTCTGGGCGTTCGCATCTGCGGGATGCAG GTTTACCAAGCGGACACTGGCCATTTTCTCTGCAAAGATAAGTATTACGGCAGGAAACTCTCACCGGAGGGATTCAGGCAAACCTTGCGCCAGTTCCTGTGCAATGGTAACCACCTCCGAACGGATCTCCTGGAGCCCATCATCCTGCGGCTAAAAGCTCTGCTTTCTGTCATTAGGAAGCAAAGCTCTTACAGGTTCTACTCCAGCTCACTTCTCATAATTTACGATGGACAGGAGCACAAGGAGAACACGGCACCCTTGGATAATCACCTTCACTTCCAAAAAACAAACTGCACCGCGTCACACGGCACTAATCACTCCAGAGTTGACGTCCGGATGATAGACTTTGCCCACACCACTTTTAAAGGCTCCAAATGCAATCACACCACTTACGACGGGCCAGACCACGGCTATATTTTTGGCCTGGAGAATCTCATCAAAATCCTTCAGAATATCTCAGAAGGAAAATGA